The proteins below come from a single Acidobacteriota bacterium genomic window:
- a CDS encoding YjbQ family protein codes for MVHQTLERLTVATRGRGFYEITRDVQARVADAGIRTGLCTLHLQHTSASLLIQENADPDVRRDFERFFARLVPDGDALFVHTVEGGDDMPAHIRTALTTVNLSVPVADGRLCLGTWQDIYVWEHRTSPHTRSVVVHLIGDAR; via the coding sequence ATGGTTCACCAGACACTCGAACGGCTGACGGTGGCCACTCGCGGGCGCGGGTTCTACGAGATCACGCGCGACGTGCAGGCGCGCGTCGCGGACGCGGGCATACGCACGGGGCTCTGCACGCTCCATCTCCAGCACACCTCGGCGTCGCTCCTGATTCAGGAGAACGCCGATCCCGACGTCAGGCGCGACTTCGAGCGGTTCTTCGCGCGTCTGGTGCCTGACGGCGACGCGCTCTTCGTCCACACGGTCGAGGGCGGCGATGACATGCCGGCGCACATCAGGACCGCGCTCACGACGGTCAACCTGAGCGTGCCGGTAGCCGACGGGCGACTGTGTCTCGGCACGTGGCAGGACATCTACGTCTGGGAGCACCGGACCTCGCCGCACACACGATCGGTCGTCGTTCACCTCATCGGCGACGCGCGCTGA
- a CDS encoding aldo/keto reductase, producing the protein MAPFTRRAFLKTGLAAGTLAATGSLSVSARRRSATDAVTLGRSGVTVTRLAFGTGSFSGRVQRDLGQDGFTRLVRHAYDNGIRFFETAESYGEMHRMLGIALKGIPRDTYQIMSKVTTRDGVDPQQKFDELRRLANTEYFDIMLLHWQHTATWPTDTARWQDAILDVQSRKIVLGHGASVHGLPALRRVPGNAWLDVAMIRVNHTGKAMDAEDYATQGLGNVPEVVSHVHAVRKQGMGVVGMKLVGEGAFGREDRRKAMRFAFRDAGVDCVTVGYKSPAEIDEAIENLNLALA; encoded by the coding sequence ATGGCGCCTTTCACCCGACGCGCATTCCTGAAGACCGGGCTTGCCGCTGGCACCCTGGCCGCGACCGGCTCGCTGTCGGTCAGCGCCCGGCGGCGGAGTGCGACGGACGCAGTCACGCTCGGTCGATCGGGCGTCACGGTCACGCGGCTGGCGTTCGGGACCGGCAGCTTCAGCGGACGCGTCCAGCGCGACCTCGGACAGGACGGCTTCACGCGACTGGTGCGCCATGCCTACGACAACGGCATCCGCTTCTTCGAGACGGCCGAGTCGTATGGCGAGATGCACCGCATGCTCGGCATCGCGTTGAAGGGCATCCCGCGCGACACCTACCAGATCATGTCGAAGGTGACCACGCGCGACGGCGTCGATCCGCAGCAGAAGTTCGACGAACTCCGTCGTCTCGCCAACACCGAGTACTTCGACATCATGCTGCTGCACTGGCAGCACACCGCGACGTGGCCGACAGATACCGCGCGCTGGCAGGACGCGATCCTCGACGTGCAGTCCCGGAAGATCGTGCTCGGCCATGGTGCGTCGGTGCACGGATTGCCCGCCTTGCGGCGAGTGCCAGGTAACGCGTGGCTCGACGTCGCGATGATTCGCGTGAACCACACCGGCAAGGCCATGGACGCCGAAGACTACGCGACGCAGGGCCTCGGCAACGTCCCCGAGGTCGTCTCGCACGTACACGCCGTCCGGAAGCAGGGGATGGGCGTCGTCGGCATGAAACTGGTGGGCGAAGGCGCTTTCGGTCGCGAAGACCGCCGCAAGGCCATGCGCTTCGCGTTCCGTGACGCCGGCGTCGATTGCGTCACCGTCGGCTACAAGAGCCCCGCCGAGATCGACGAAGCCATCGAGAACCTGAACCTCGCGCTTGCGTGA
- a CDS encoding SDR family NAD(P)-dependent oxidoreductase, protein MTGLSAGAQPAAAPAPDARVAFVTGSTDGLGRELARRLAAQGAHVIVHGRNGERGQALVAEIEKAGKGSARFYRADFASLAEVRTLADAITRDYSRLDLLVNNAGIFLRDERQVSADGHELTFAVNYLAGYILTHRLLPLLEKGRAPRIINVSSRSAAPIDFTDVMIERGYTGYRAYSQSKLAQVMFTIDLAEELKSKGIVVQAVHPATGMDTNMIASVGMTPRTTIDEGADAVMAAIATDAPSGSYFLGKVVSPPHAQATDADARRQLREISTRLTMK, encoded by the coding sequence ATGACCGGCCTGTCCGCTGGCGCGCAGCCGGCGGCGGCTCCCGCACCGGACGCGCGCGTTGCGTTTGTCACGGGCTCGACCGATGGACTCGGCCGTGAGCTGGCACGCCGGCTTGCGGCACAGGGTGCGCACGTCATCGTGCACGGCCGCAACGGCGAACGCGGGCAGGCGCTCGTCGCCGAGATCGAGAAAGCCGGCAAGGGGTCGGCACGCTTCTATCGCGCCGACTTCGCGTCGCTCGCCGAGGTCCGCACGCTGGCCGACGCCATCACCCGCGACTACTCGCGCCTCGACCTGCTCGTGAACAACGCCGGCATCTTCCTGCGCGACGAGCGGCAGGTCAGCGCCGACGGACACGAGCTGACGTTCGCCGTGAACTACCTCGCAGGCTACATCCTCACCCATCGACTCCTGCCGCTCCTCGAGAAGGGCCGCGCGCCGCGCATCATCAACGTCTCGTCGCGCAGCGCGGCGCCGATCGACTTCACAGACGTGATGATCGAACGCGGTTACACGGGCTATCGCGCGTACAGCCAGAGCAAACTCGCCCAGGTGATGTTCACCATCGATCTGGCGGAGGAGCTGAAGTCCAAAGGCATCGTCGTGCAGGCGGTCCACCCTGCCACGGGCATGGACACGAACATGATCGCGTCCGTGGGCATGACGCCACGGACCACCATCGACGAGGGTGCCGACGCCGTGATGGCCGCCATCGCCACCGACGCGCCGAGCGGCAGCTACTTCCTCGGCAAGGTCGTGTCACCGCCGCACGCGCAGGCCACCGACGCCGACGCCAGACGCCAACTGCGCGAGATCAGTACGCGGCTGACGATGAAGTAG
- a CDS encoding TonB family protein → MTTPRSTMNDRWRCSHRRQTCGDGRTAEATTDAEGRFFFAGVDDGRYALAASVPGFVPVSQTIQFAQLADWTRIVTLQVDAIKETLAVKAKRGSGAVAPASGPIRVRVGGHIKPPRRTHDVSPVYPDAARDAGYEGTVSIDAVIARDGAVIASRVTSPDVHPALATAAPGAVRQWRFSPTLLNRNPIEVVMTVSVAFTLE, encoded by the coding sequence ATGACGACGCCACGGTCGACGATGAACGATCGCTGGCGCTGCTCGCACCGTCGACAGACCTGCGGTGACGGCCGCACGGCCGAGGCCACGACCGACGCGGAGGGGCGCTTCTTCTTCGCCGGCGTGGATGACGGCCGGTACGCGCTGGCCGCGAGCGTGCCCGGCTTCGTACCCGTCAGCCAGACCATCCAGTTTGCGCAGCTCGCTGACTGGACGCGCATCGTCACGCTGCAGGTGGACGCGATCAAGGAGACGCTCGCCGTGAAGGCGAAGCGTGGCTCCGGAGCCGTCGCGCCGGCCTCAGGTCCGATTCGCGTCCGAGTGGGCGGTCACATCAAGCCGCCGCGGAGAACGCACGACGTGTCGCCCGTCTATCCCGACGCCGCGCGCGACGCGGGCTACGAAGGCACAGTGAGCATCGACGCGGTGATCGCACGCGATGGTGCCGTCATCGCGAGCCGCGTCACCTCGCCCGACGTCCATCCCGCGCTTGCGACAGCCGCACCCGGCGCCGTCAGGCAGTGGCGCTTCTCGCCCACCCTCCTCAACCGCAACCCTATCGAAGTCGTGATGACGGTTTCGGTCGCCTTCACGCTGGAGTGA
- a CDS encoding PD40 domain-containing protein translates to MRARSPRMTAAVLAAVVLPKPALPSFSVLPVQERRDATRVHAAASMAANGLVIAFESFAALVPEDRNGTRDVYLADLATSEIVLVSRTPDGRAGNGPSHTPSISADGARVAFTSAAPDLAQGDRGQRSHVFVFERSSRRVTLLSGDSVASIVPTESHAPRISADGRIVAYQMAAGAAGAHAGCVEVIRVEVDTGTRQCVSCVPDNEHRDAVHATRPGLSADGSTIVYLRRLARSQPADHEIWLHAHTRNAALRLDGIGPGSRTMDEVLTPEMSADGRWLTFAAYPRRTAGTDGRRASQIYVQALPNGRPMLVTATAAGRPANGNSLLPSMSADGARIAFQSTASNLPCGRSVPRCDDINLVADVFIWDRSTRHITRITPPSGHPPWLNPSEAPVLSGDGRVVAFLSRQPVSADDERSHFNLYVVRSDTQAISGSGP, encoded by the coding sequence ATGAGAGCCCGTTCACCGCGGATGACGGCGGCAGTGCTTGCCGCCGTCGTGCTGCCGAAGCCCGCACTGCCGTCGTTCAGCGTTCTGCCGGTACAGGAGCGACGTGACGCCACTCGAGTACACGCCGCGGCCAGCATGGCGGCCAACGGTCTGGTCATCGCGTTCGAGTCGTTCGCGGCACTGGTACCGGAGGATCGCAACGGCACGCGCGACGTCTATCTTGCCGATCTGGCAACGTCCGAGATCGTCCTCGTGTCGCGAACACCCGACGGCCGGGCCGGCAACGGCCCGAGCCATACGCCGAGCATCTCGGCCGACGGCGCCCGTGTCGCGTTCACATCGGCCGCGCCGGATCTCGCGCAAGGCGATCGGGGCCAGCGCTCACACGTGTTCGTGTTCGAGCGGAGCAGCCGGCGCGTCACGCTGCTCTCCGGGGACAGCGTCGCGTCGATCGTGCCGACCGAGAGCCATGCGCCGCGCATCTCCGCCGACGGCCGTATCGTGGCCTATCAGATGGCTGCAGGAGCTGCCGGCGCCCATGCAGGCTGCGTCGAGGTGATACGCGTCGAGGTCGATACCGGCACACGGCAATGCGTGTCATGCGTTCCCGACAACGAACACCGCGACGCGGTACACGCGACACGTCCCGGTCTCTCGGCCGATGGTTCCACGATCGTCTACCTGCGACGGCTCGCAAGGTCGCAGCCGGCCGATCACGAGATCTGGCTGCATGCGCATACGCGCAATGCGGCGCTCCGCCTCGACGGTATCGGGCCGGGCTCGCGCACGATGGATGAAGTGCTCACGCCGGAGATGTCTGCCGACGGGCGCTGGCTCACGTTCGCCGCGTATCCGCGCCGCACGGCCGGCACGGACGGTCGCCGCGCATCACAGATCTACGTGCAGGCGCTGCCGAACGGACGTCCCATGCTCGTCACCGCGACGGCCGCGGGGCGCCCGGCCAACGGCAACAGCCTGCTGCCCTCGATGAGCGCGGACGGCGCGCGCATCGCGTTCCAGTCCACCGCGTCGAACCTCCCGTGCGGGCGCTCGGTGCCGCGGTGCGATGACATCAATCTCGTGGCCGACGTCTTCATCTGGGACCGCTCGACGCGCCACATCACGCGCATCACGCCGCCGTCAGGCCACCCGCCGTGGTTGAACCCGAGCGAAGCGCCGGTGCTCAGCGGTGACGGACGGGTGGTCGCCTTCCTCTCGAGACAACCTGTGTCTGCCGACGACGAACGCAGCCACTTCAACCTCTACGTCGTTCGTTCCGATACGCAGGCGATCAGCGGATCCGGGCCATGA
- a CDS encoding TonB-dependent receptor, with product MLVRLWLIPICLVCLVARSAPAQSTLGTIRGAITDAQGGVLPGASIVITDEDTGVTRDAVTDDQGLFEVANLRPGTYTVDVTLGGFKAARRTGLVLRAASTIRTDLPLEVGDVQDVITVVVEGQNISVESPSIARGLDAQQLRDLPRNSRDIQDFLTLNPNVVGGFDAIQFLGGRTYGASYVQDGQPSSAGIFGELSNAAPGLDAIAEVQVLSNSYSAEFGGLAGVVVSTKRGANQVRGTSFYDFNSNELNARTYAQTLNGVSRNNPNSDTHDHRFGFSLGGPIRTNRTFFFGNYEGGRLKALGGGAQAIVPTQAMRAGDFSGSSFVIRDPTTGLPFPGNRIPAGRLDPAAQKIVAMFFPDPNQAGLANGYGTYRQILPLERTRDRADLRIDHELTSNDSLFGRVSWQRRDPDAFTFENTGGNGGGGLTNLGILERSSRAMTVATGWTRTFTNTIVNEFRMGYSADVRDRRSQYIAGQVGASVGVEVPALAQGVPGYPQFIFGGANRPSDIRDQRQNTFRDLDQSAFSISNTTTWVKGRHSLRFGGNYARNFATDGYSTGANESKGQYNFTGWATGNAFADFLLGLPNTVREQRNTRGDLPMDTVSNDWALFVQDDFKVSPALTLFLGLRYEVVGVFVDRNDIFANFVLDDGGHHVVPNAQVAALLPPGAVALGRTQLASDVGVGPGLMKTDRNNFSPRVGFAYRIGPEARTVVRGGFGIFHPTGAAQGARDIMSRNPFRYAITRNRATLQNGFTTGTVSTSQGFGNQGLDINLESPDIYQYNLTLERELPGDLGLRVSYLGSTMRKLLVTREANSVPASSVPLGDIYEDPEAQARLPYPIYGTYLNMTTNAGEGQFNALQIEVNRRWRRGFAINAAYTLSGSNSNAPDSGNSTIGVIQYDPYDIEKDRGPDPNVVKHRVVFNSTWDIPIGRERPVGSTMPVWADAIVGGWTLSSIVQARSGPNLTPFYVWGTDPLYPANTGVGLDGVGQFGESWRPDVTGDPNTGGTRARFFDVSAYRLPADGTLGNAKKGSLKGPGTWIANFAIYKDIVRASGVQVQFTAMLDNAFNHPQFFVPGLGTGGFVDLTDYLLNGLDDNGTTGVLGADTVGNVEGFAAGRVIRLGLRLRF from the coding sequence TTGCTCGTTCGTCTGTGGCTGATCCCGATCTGCCTCGTGTGCCTCGTCGCGCGGTCAGCGCCGGCGCAGTCGACACTCGGCACGATTCGCGGTGCCATCACCGACGCACAGGGCGGCGTCCTTCCCGGCGCCTCCATCGTCATCACCGACGAAGACACGGGAGTCACGCGCGATGCGGTGACCGACGACCAGGGCCTGTTCGAGGTCGCGAACCTGCGTCCTGGCACCTACACGGTCGACGTCACGCTCGGCGGATTCAAGGCGGCTCGCCGCACGGGTCTCGTACTCAGGGCGGCGTCGACGATCCGAACCGACCTGCCGCTCGAGGTCGGCGACGTGCAGGACGTGATCACCGTCGTGGTCGAGGGGCAGAACATCTCGGTGGAGAGTCCGTCGATTGCACGCGGGCTCGACGCGCAGCAGTTGCGCGACCTGCCGCGCAACAGCCGCGACATCCAGGACTTCCTCACGCTGAACCCGAACGTCGTCGGTGGCTTCGACGCGATCCAGTTCCTCGGCGGCCGCACGTACGGTGCGTCCTACGTGCAGGACGGCCAGCCCTCGTCGGCCGGCATCTTCGGCGAGCTGTCCAATGCGGCACCAGGCCTCGACGCCATCGCCGAAGTGCAGGTGCTCTCCAACTCGTACAGTGCGGAGTTCGGCGGCCTGGCCGGCGTGGTGGTGTCCACCAAGCGCGGCGCGAACCAGGTGCGCGGCACGTCGTTCTACGACTTCAACTCCAACGAACTGAACGCGCGCACGTACGCGCAGACGCTCAACGGCGTGTCCCGCAACAACCCGAACTCCGACACGCACGACCATCGGTTCGGGTTCAGCCTCGGCGGACCGATCCGCACCAACCGCACCTTCTTCTTCGGCAACTACGAAGGCGGCAGGCTCAAGGCACTCGGCGGCGGGGCGCAGGCGATCGTGCCGACGCAGGCGATGCGCGCCGGCGACTTCTCGGGTTCCAGCTTCGTCATCAGGGATCCGACGACGGGACTTCCCTTCCCGGGCAATCGGATCCCCGCCGGCCGTCTCGATCCGGCGGCACAGAAGATCGTGGCGATGTTCTTCCCGGATCCGAACCAGGCGGGACTGGCCAACGGCTACGGCACGTACAGGCAGATCCTGCCGCTCGAGCGCACGCGCGACAGGGCCGACCTGCGCATCGATCACGAATTGACGTCCAACGACTCGCTCTTCGGCCGCGTGAGCTGGCAACGGCGCGACCCCGATGCGTTCACGTTCGAGAACACGGGCGGCAACGGCGGTGGAGGGCTCACGAACCTCGGCATCCTGGAGCGCTCGTCGCGGGCGATGACCGTCGCGACGGGATGGACGCGCACGTTCACCAACACGATCGTCAACGAGTTCCGCATGGGGTACAGCGCCGACGTCCGCGATCGACGCAGCCAGTACATCGCGGGACAGGTCGGCGCGTCGGTGGGCGTCGAGGTGCCGGCACTGGCACAGGGCGTGCCTGGCTACCCGCAGTTCATCTTCGGTGGCGCCAACCGGCCGTCGGACATCCGCGACCAGCGCCAGAACACGTTCAGGGATCTCGACCAGTCGGCCTTCTCGATCAGCAACACCACGACATGGGTGAAGGGCCGTCACTCGCTGCGGTTCGGCGGCAACTACGCGCGCAACTTCGCTACCGACGGCTACTCCACGGGGGCCAATGAGTCCAAGGGCCAGTACAACTTCACGGGGTGGGCCACGGGCAACGCGTTCGCCGACTTCCTCCTCGGCCTGCCCAACACGGTGCGCGAGCAGCGCAACACGCGCGGCGACCTGCCGATGGACACCGTGTCCAACGACTGGGCACTGTTCGTCCAGGACGACTTCAAGGTCTCGCCTGCGCTCACGCTCTTCCTCGGTCTGCGCTACGAAGTGGTGGGCGTCTTCGTCGATCGCAACGACATCTTCGCCAACTTCGTCCTGGATGACGGCGGGCATCACGTGGTGCCGAACGCGCAGGTGGCGGCGCTGCTGCCGCCAGGCGCCGTGGCGCTCGGACGCACACAACTGGCCAGCGACGTCGGCGTCGGCCCCGGACTGATGAAGACCGACAGGAACAACTTCAGCCCCCGCGTCGGCTTCGCCTATCGCATTGGCCCCGAGGCCAGGACCGTGGTACGCGGCGGCTTCGGCATCTTCCATCCGACCGGCGCCGCACAGGGGGCGCGCGACATCATGTCGCGCAACCCCTTCCGCTACGCCATCACGCGCAACAGGGCCACGCTGCAGAACGGCTTCACGACGGGCACCGTCAGCACATCGCAGGGCTTCGGCAACCAGGGTCTCGACATCAACCTCGAGAGCCCGGACATCTATCAGTACAACCTGACACTCGAGCGTGAACTGCCGGGCGATCTCGGCCTCCGCGTCAGCTATCTGGGATCCACGATGCGAAAGCTGCTGGTGACGCGTGAAGCCAACAGCGTACCGGCGAGCAGCGTCCCGCTCGGCGACATCTACGAGGATCCAGAAGCGCAGGCCCGGCTGCCGTACCCGATCTACGGCACGTACCTCAACATGACCACCAACGCGGGCGAGGGGCAGTTCAACGCGCTGCAGATCGAGGTGAACCGGCGGTGGCGACGCGGCTTCGCGATCAACGCCGCGTACACGCTCTCCGGCTCGAACAGCAACGCTCCCGACAGCGGCAACAGCACCATCGGCGTGATCCAGTACGACCCGTACGACATCGAGAAGGATCGCGGCCCCGACCCCAACGTCGTGAAGCATCGCGTGGTGTTCAACAGCACGTGGGACATCCCCATCGGCCGCGAGCGCCCCGTCGGCTCGACGATGCCGGTCTGGGCCGACGCGATCGTCGGCGGCTGGACGCTCTCGTCGATCGTGCAGGCGCGCTCCGGACCCAACCTGACGCCGTTCTATGTGTGGGGGACCGACCCGCTCTACCCCGCCAACACCGGCGTGGGGCTCGATGGCGTGGGCCAGTTCGGCGAGTCGTGGCGTCCGGACGTCACCGGCGATCCGAACACCGGCGGAACGCGCGCGCGCTTCTTCGACGTCTCGGCCTACCGCCTGCCTGCCGACGGCACGCTCGGCAACGCGAAGAAGGGCAGCCTGAAGGGACCGGGCACGTGGATCGCGAACTTCGCGATCTACAAGGACATCGTCCGCGCATCGGGTGTCCAGGTGCAGTTCACGGCGATGCTCGACAACGCGTTCAACCATCCGCAGTTCTTCGTGCCGGGTCTCGGCACCGGCGGATTCGTCGATCTCACCGACTACCTGCTCAACGGCCTCGACGACAACGGCACGACGGGCGTGCTCGGCGCCGACACCGTCGGTAACGTGGAGGGATTCGCCGCCGGCCGCGTCATCAGGCTCGGGCTGCGCCTGCGGTTCTGA
- a CDS encoding methyltransferase domain-containing protein yields the protein MRRDGFVNVDVRPDSAADVVADAWQTDMFEPDSAELVYSRHMLEHLDPDDGRRTLRAWFALLRPGGVLNVIVPDVLFHARQILGLAEGPFDKQFDHACAGFWGWRDPQRGGHREDAHRWGYTEESLTLELTTAGFQQVQRVTHGADGDPWHLNLTCRKPASSASQALD from the coding sequence ATGCGCAGGGACGGCTTCGTCAACGTCGACGTTCGCCCGGATTCCGCGGCGGACGTGGTGGCCGACGCCTGGCAGACGGACATGTTCGAGCCGGACTCGGCGGAACTCGTCTACTCGCGGCACATGCTCGAACATCTCGACCCTGATGACGGGCGTCGCACGTTGCGAGCCTGGTTCGCGCTGCTGCGGCCCGGTGGGGTCCTCAACGTCATCGTGCCCGACGTCCTCTTTCATGCGAGGCAGATTCTCGGGCTCGCAGAGGGTCCGTTCGACAAACAGTTCGACCATGCGTGCGCCGGCTTCTGGGGATGGCGCGATCCGCAGCGCGGCGGCCATCGCGAAGATGCCCATCGATGGGGCTACACGGAGGAATCGTTGACGCTCGAGCTCACGACCGCCGGGTTCCAACAGGTCCAGCGCGTGACACACGGCGCTGACGGCGATCCGTGGCATCTGAACCTCACGTGCCGCAAGCCGGCATCATCAGCGTCGCAGGCACTGGATTAG
- a CDS encoding sulfatase-like hydrolase/transferase: MRQSSLSGIVLLAALAAAGVVSWASGPQAAQPQLPRPNILWITSEDNGPELGAYGDAYATTPSLDRLAARGFRYRTVWSNGPVCAASRTALILGVYPESTGGEHMRSYVPLPGDMRLYPALLRDAGYYTTNSAKADYNYGNTGTVWDEQSNTAHYRNRPPGQPFFAVFNSTVTHESQIRTRPHKAVHDPAGVTVPAYMPDVPVVRQDWAQYYDRITEMDTFVGLRLAELDADGLAGDTIVMYFGDHGSGMPRSKRFPYDSGLRVPLIVYVPPKYQHLIPVEARVPGAEVTRLVSFVDFAPTLLSLAGVAPPAWMQGHAFLGPHMVPAPGFIFGFRGRMDERYDLSRSVRDARYVYIRNYMPHRPWGQHVGYMFETPATATWKRMYDEGRLNATQRAFWEPKPHEELYDLDADRWQVDNLAESPAHAAALARLREALDAHQRRTRDVGLLPEYMLHRDPQITPYALREDRSRYDFERVQTMARQAADARVPLDDIRPMLADSDPAVRYWAATGVVIRGRDAVAAARADLVRLLGDGDPGPRIAAAEGLARFGSAAERDRAIARLVADSDPVRHGEFAALLAAYSLNQVTDLPAAVRDAIDALPATPADAGRTRRQREEYLPRLKAAIRNDVR; this comes from the coding sequence ATGCGCCAGTCATCGCTGTCGGGCATCGTGCTGCTGGCTGCCCTCGCGGCTGCCGGCGTCGTGTCGTGGGCGTCAGGACCACAGGCCGCACAGCCGCAGCTGCCGCGCCCCAACATCCTCTGGATCACGAGCGAGGACAACGGGCCGGAACTCGGTGCATACGGCGACGCGTACGCCACCACGCCGAGTCTCGATCGGCTTGCCGCGCGCGGGTTCCGCTACCGCACCGTGTGGTCGAACGGGCCGGTGTGCGCTGCGTCGCGCACCGCGCTGATCCTTGGCGTGTATCCGGAGTCGACAGGCGGCGAGCACATGCGCAGCTATGTGCCGCTGCCCGGCGACATGCGTCTGTATCCCGCGCTGCTGCGCGACGCGGGTTACTACACGACCAACAGCGCGAAGGCCGACTACAACTACGGCAACACGGGGACCGTCTGGGACGAGCAGTCCAACACGGCGCACTATCGGAACCGCCCACCAGGCCAGCCCTTCTTCGCCGTGTTCAACAGCACGGTCACGCACGAATCGCAGATCCGCACGCGCCCGCACAAGGCGGTGCACGATCCGGCAGGCGTCACGGTGCCGGCGTACATGCCCGACGTCCCGGTTGTCCGCCAGGACTGGGCGCAGTACTACGACCGGATCACGGAGATGGACACGTTTGTCGGCCTGCGGCTCGCCGAACTCGACGCCGACGGCCTGGCCGGCGACACCATCGTGATGTACTTCGGCGACCACGGCTCCGGCATGCCGCGGTCCAAGCGCTTCCCGTACGACTCGGGCCTGCGCGTGCCGCTCATCGTGTACGTGCCGCCGAAGTATCAGCACCTGATCCCGGTCGAGGCGCGCGTGCCCGGCGCGGAGGTCACGCGCCTGGTGTCGTTTGTCGACTTCGCGCCCACGTTGCTCAGTCTTGCCGGCGTCGCGCCGCCCGCGTGGATGCAGGGGCACGCGTTCCTCGGCCCGCACATGGTGCCGGCGCCGGGGTTCATCTTCGGCTTCCGCGGGCGCATGGACGAACGGTACGACCTGAGCCGCAGCGTGCGCGACGCTCGCTACGTCTACATCCGCAACTACATGCCCCATCGTCCCTGGGGGCAGCACGTCGGCTACATGTTCGAGACGCCCGCCACCGCGACCTGGAAGCGGATGTACGACGAAGGCCGTCTCAACGCCACGCAGCGCGCGTTCTGGGAACCCAAGCCGCACGAGGAGTTGTACGACCTCGATGCCGATCGCTGGCAAGTCGACAACCTCGCGGAGTCACCCGCGCATGCCGCGGCGCTCGCACGGCTGCGCGAGGCGCTCGACGCGCATCAGCGGCGCACGCGAGACGTCGGCCTGCTGCCCGAGTACATGCTGCACCGCGATCCGCAGATCACGCCCTATGCGCTGCGCGAGGATCGCTCGCGATACGACTTCGAGCGCGTGCAGACGATGGCGCGGCAGGCGGCGGACGCCCGTGTGCCGCTCGACGACATCAGGCCCATGCTGGCCGACAGCGATCCGGCCGTCCGGTATTGGGCAGCCACCGGCGTCGTGATTCGCGGCCGGGACGCCGTTGCGGCCGCGCGTGCCGATCTCGTTCGACTGCTCGGCGACGGCGACCCCGGCCCGCGCATCGCCGCTGCGGAGGGATTGGCGCGGTTCGGTTCGGCTGCCGAGCGCGATCGCGCCATCGCCCGACTGGTGGCCGACAGCGATCCGGTCAGACACGGCGAGTTCGCGGCACTGCTTGCCGCGTACAGCCTGAATCAGGTGACCGACCTGCCCGCCGCGGTGCGGGACGCCATTGACGCGTTGCCCGCGACGCCGGCCGATGCCGGCCGCACACGCCGGCAGCGG